Genomic DNA from Haloplanus aerogenes:
ATCACGAGCGCCTGCTGTACGTCGTTCGGGGAGGTCCGGCCGTAGTATTTGACGTTGTTGCTCTCGTTGACACCGGCGGTCGCCAGCGCTGGCGAGGTGTTGCCGTTCGACACCTCCATCACCCGGTTGTCGCGGGCGATGGGGGCGAGCGTCGTCCCGATCCCGCTGGAGTAGGGGCCGACGAGGCCGACGATACCCTCCTGGTTGATCATCGTCCGGAACTTCTGGGCCGCCCGCGACGGACTCCCTTCCGTGTCGCGGTTGATCGGGTTGATCTGGCGGCCACCGAGGACGCCCCCGGTGCCGTTGATCTCCTCGACGGCGAGGTTGAACGCTCGCTGGTGGCCGCCACCGTAGGCGCTGTTCGTGCCGGTGATCGGGAAGATGGAGCCGAGAGCGATGGTTTCGCCGCCGCCACCGCCGCCGCCGCCGCCGTCGTCACCGCCACCGCCGCCGTCACCACCCTCACCGTCACCACCGTCGCCGTCACCGCCGCCGTCGCCTTCTTGCTGTGAGCAACCGGCGAGCGAGACGAGTCCCGCCGCACCTGTCGCACCGAGGCCTCTGAGCACGTTGCGTCGGCTCTGTTCTGACATGACGTATGTTGTGTTATAACTTGCCACAAATTAATCTATTGTCTGATATAACCGTGGCGTAGGGTGGAACGGAAACACTGTGCTGGCTTCCCCGACGACTCGACCTTCGAGCGCCGAAATTCACACGACACGTCCATCATTATCAATGTGATAGATGGGGCACCCGTACCACCGTCGGGGCGGCGACGACGTGCCGCCGGAACCTACATCATCGTTCCAACGTAACCGAAATGATATTAGTCCTCGTGTGTCATTCCCAGACATGGCACCCGAGACGGGCTTGTTGAACGCAGTCACGACGGGCGTCGTCACCGGAAGCATCGTCGCACTCGGTGCCACCGGACTCGCACTGGTGTACGACATCGCGGAGGTTCCGAACTTCGCACACGGCGACCTGTTGACGCTGGGGGCGTACACGGCACTGCTCGTCAACAAACCGGACACGGTTCCGCTGTTCAATATCCTCTCGACCGGGCCACAGCAGGTGGGTGTCGCCGGCGCCGGCGTCCTCTTTACGCTCTCGGCCGCGGGCGTCCTCGGGACCGTCTATCACCTCGGAGGCGTCCCCGCGTTGAAGGGGAGTTGGTGGGGCGTCGACGTCCCCGACGCGGCGGCGCTCGGCGTCCACGCGGGCATCGCGGCGCTCGTGGGCGCGGGCGTCGTCCTCGGCGCCCCATCCTTCGAGGCGGCGCTCCTCTTCTCGTTCGTGTTGCTCGGGGCGATCGTCCCATTGCTGGAGTCGCTCGTCTTCCGCAAGTTCCGCGAGAAGGACGTGGAACTCGCCCTGATGCTCATCGTCTCGCTGGCGGTGGCGTTCATCGTCCGTTTCGGCATCCAGACCATCTTCGGCGGCGAGATTCGGTTCTACACCGTCGAGACGACGGTTCCCTTCCTCGGCGGCGAACTCGACGTGACGCTCGCGAAGTTCTTCGACTTCTTCGTCGCGTCCGACGGCCTCACCGTCAGCATCCAGGAGACACGCGGCGGCACCACCAACCAGTTGCTCGTGATGGGGTACTCGTGGCTGGAACTCGCCGTCGTCGCCATCGCCGTCGTGGCGGTGGCGTACGGCGCCTACCGCTGGCGCCGGGGAACGGCGGGCGTCGTCGGCCCGCGTCTCGCCGCCGCCCTCGGCGGCGTCTGCGTCCTCGCTCTCGGCGGCGCCGTCTTCTGGGGCGGCGCCGGCGGCACAGTCCCCGACACCTCGATTTACGCGACCCGCATCCGCACTTCGCCGCTCCGGATGGGGATCATCGTCCTCGCGCTCCTCATGATGTCCGGCCTCCACTACCTCCTGCAGGCGACGACGCTCGGGAAGGCCATGCGCGCCACCAGCGACAATCGCGAGTTGGCGATGGTGCGCGGCATCAACACCCGACGAGTGATGATGACCGTCTGGATCGTATCCGGCCTGTTCGCCGCCATCGGCGGCGTCATGCTCGGCTT
This window encodes:
- a CDS encoding branched-chain amino acid ABC transporter permease, whose product is MAPETGLLNAVTTGVVTGSIVALGATGLALVYDIAEVPNFAHGDLLTLGAYTALLVNKPDTVPLFNILSTGPQQVGVAGAGVLFTLSAAGVLGTVYHLGGVPALKGSWWGVDVPDAAALGVHAGIAALVGAGVVLGAPSFEAALLFSFVLLGAIVPLLESLVFRKFREKDVELALMLIVSLAVAFIVRFGIQTIFGGEIRFYTVETTVPFLGGELDVTLAKFFDFFVASDGLTVSIQETRGGTTNQLLVMGYSWLELAVVAIAVVAVAYGAYRWRRGTAGVVGPRLAAALGGVCVLALGGAVFWGGAGGTVPDTSIYATRIRTSPLRMGIIVLALLMMSGLHYLLQATTLGKAMRATSDNRELAMVRGINTRRVMMTVWIVSGLFAAIGGVMLGFLFSSITINLGFNLLLAMFAGVILGGISVYGAILGSYVVGLAMEVGIFAIPGLSATYRIPVAFVVLLAVLLIKPEGLVGGS